In one Niveibacterium umoris genomic region, the following are encoded:
- a CDS encoding ABC transporter ATP-binding protein: protein MPHTNPASPILQLSEAKVAYGQIEAVKGISLELFPGELVSLIGANGAGKTTTLNAVAGTLQLSAGSLRYLGEPIGALPAHKRLRAGIALVPEGRGIFTRLTVEENLRMGAYTRKDRAEIEADLQRVYDLLPRVKERLAQVAGTLSGGEQQMVAIGRALLSRPKLLLLDEPSMGLAPLIVEKIFEVIHTVMKQGVTVLLVEQNANLALGYSNRAYVMESGKITLTGSGQDLLHDPKVRSAYLGEVA from the coding sequence ATGCCGCACACTAATCCGGCGTCCCCGATCCTGCAGCTGAGCGAGGCGAAGGTCGCCTACGGCCAGATCGAAGCGGTCAAGGGCATCAGCCTTGAGCTCTTTCCCGGCGAACTCGTCTCGCTGATCGGCGCCAATGGTGCCGGCAAGACCACGACGCTCAACGCAGTCGCCGGCACCCTGCAACTCTCCGCCGGCAGCCTGCGCTACCTCGGCGAGCCGATCGGCGCCCTGCCTGCCCACAAGCGTTTGCGCGCGGGCATCGCGCTGGTGCCGGAAGGGCGCGGCATCTTTACCCGGCTGACGGTGGAAGAGAACCTGCGCATGGGTGCCTATACCCGCAAGGACCGCGCCGAGATCGAAGCCGATCTGCAGCGCGTCTATGACTTGTTGCCGCGGGTGAAGGAGCGTCTGGCGCAGGTCGCCGGCACGCTCTCGGGGGGCGAACAACAGATGGTGGCGATCGGCAGGGCACTGCTGTCGCGTCCGAAGCTGTTGCTGCTCGACGAACCGTCGATGGGGCTGGCGCCGCTGATCGTCGAAAAGATCTTCGAGGTGATCCATACGGTCATGAAGCAGGGGGTTACCGTGCTGCTGGTCGAACAGAACGCGAATCTGGCGCTGGGCTACTCGAACCGTGCCTATGTGATGGAGAGCGGCAAGATCACGCTGACCGGCAGCGGTCAGGATCTGCTGCACGACCCGAAGGTGCGTTCCGCCTATCTCGGCGAAGTCGCCTGA
- a CDS encoding sigma-54-dependent transcriptional regulator, giving the protein MAKILVVDDEVGIRELLSEILSDEGYDVMLAENAAAARNARLSARPDVVLLDIWMPDTDGVTLLKEWAANDLLTMPVIMMSGHGTIDTAVEAVRLGAMDFLEKPIALQKLLSAVRRGLQRQPSVRPRAALSLASFPRSAPLKELRRRLEQITEKSRLLTLRIGSGSIVELCARTLQKPGAPWFDLATLTQPIDLAALENARSGVLFVEDLASLSRAQQKNLSFALERLDKYDLSAVCGSSRSAEDLIAEGWDPLTLKRLFEVTLAPPSLAELKDEIPELANQALVQLSESGEVPPRRFATAALNVLRTKGWPGGFNELRAAVRSLALGTLEEEIGAEDAQRLLGRTPTAAASALPLDLPLREARECFERMYFEYHLQLESGNITRLAEKTGLERTHLYRKLKQLGIPLGRRNDV; this is encoded by the coding sequence ATGGCAAAGATTCTGGTGGTCGACGACGAGGTCGGCATCCGCGAACTGCTCTCCGAAATCCTGTCGGACGAAGGCTACGACGTGATGCTGGCCGAGAATGCAGCGGCAGCACGTAACGCACGGCTTTCTGCGCGTCCGGACGTGGTGCTTCTGGACATCTGGATGCCGGATACCGACGGCGTCACCCTGCTCAAGGAATGGGCAGCGAACGACCTGCTAACCATGCCGGTGATCATGATGTCCGGCCACGGCACGATTGATACCGCGGTGGAAGCAGTGCGCCTGGGCGCGATGGACTTCCTGGAAAAGCCGATCGCGCTGCAGAAGCTGCTGTCGGCCGTGCGGCGCGGTCTTCAACGGCAACCCTCGGTGCGCCCACGTGCGGCGTTGTCGCTGGCATCGTTCCCGCGCTCGGCACCGCTCAAGGAGCTGCGCCGTCGGCTGGAACAGATCACCGAGAAATCGCGCTTGCTCACGCTGCGCATCGGTTCCGGCAGCATTGTCGAGCTGTGCGCGCGCACACTGCAGAAGCCCGGCGCGCCGTGGTTCGATCTCGCCACACTAACGCAACCGATCGACCTCGCCGCGCTTGAAAACGCGCGCAGTGGCGTGCTCTTCGTCGAAGATCTGGCGAGTCTGTCGCGGGCACAGCAGAAGAACCTGAGCTTCGCCCTCGAGCGCCTCGACAAGTACGACCTCAGCGCGGTCTGCGGATCGAGCCGCAGCGCCGAGGACCTGATCGCCGAGGGCTGGGATCCGCTCACCCTGAAGCGCCTGTTCGAAGTGACGCTGGCACCACCGTCGCTGGCCGAACTCAAGGACGAGATTCCCGAACTCGCGAATCAGGCGCTGGTGCAATTGTCGGAATCGGGCGAAGTGCCACCGCGCCGCTTCGCGACGGCCGCATTGAATGTGTTGCGCACGAAGGGCTGGCCCGGTGGTTTCAACGAGTTGCGCGCCGCGGTGCGCTCGCTGGCGCTAGGCACCCTCGAAGAGGAAATCGGTGCCGAGGATGCGCAGCGCCTGCTCGGTCGCACACCGACGGCCGCCGCGTCCGCGTTGCCGCTCGACCTGCCGCTGCGCGAGGCGCGCGAGTGCTTCGAGCGGATGTACTTCGAATACCACCTGCAACTTGAGAGCGGCAACATCACCCGCCTGGCGGAGAAAACAGGGCTGGAGCGCACCCACCTGTACCGCAAGCTCAAGCAGCTGGGCATTCCACTCGGTCGCCGCAACGACGTCTGA
- a CDS encoding sensor histidine kinase, with protein MKAVVAAVSALAGILLFLLAAASSKSSVLIRNYPLLLGLNGSVAALLLGLVGFQVRTLWIQYREHQFGSRLKVKLLGLFALMALVPGLVIYGVSLQFATRSIESWFDVKVDAALDSGIQLGRNALDYLLEQLANRAKDTAEALGESLTSGNAAVSAARLDRLRDEAGADTAALLAGNGKVLVSSVGTGTALAPESHSSATLRLARGTRGLRTVEGEGSGELWLRVIVPIPARNLATNAEFLQMSKRVPPQIARTMENIQNGNRDYQELLLGREGLMRIYGLTLTLTLLLALFAAIAAAFEIARSLSAPLSILAEGTQAVAAGDFSPRQALPGRDELGVLTQSFNRMTRQLQDARGQAERSRAEVEAARVYLESVLGNLSAGVLAFSDNGRLRAANRGAMQILGDDLAGFETLTLETWPRHHAFRDAVLRGFDTNDEDWARETELTRDDGRNQTLLLRGSRLPPGSAGGYVVVFDDVTELISAQRNAAWAEVARRLAHEIKNPLTPIQLSAERLQHKLSSKLDPDSQAMLARATQTIVNQVEAMKNMVNDFRDYARMPPATLAPLDLNALIREVLGLYESSRVRIELVLAADLPRVLGDPTQLRQVIHNLLTNAEDALVETDAPQVSLLTRREGRRVEFLVRDNGPGFPPAMLARAFEPYVTSKARGSGLGLAIVKKIADEHRGDITITNIEPHGAEIRLRLPLAPTV; from the coding sequence ATGAAGGCCGTCGTCGCCGCAGTCTCGGCACTCGCGGGCATCCTGCTCTTCCTGCTCGCGGCGGCGAGTTCAAAGTCTTCGGTCCTGATCCGCAACTACCCCTTGCTGCTCGGCCTCAACGGCTCGGTGGCGGCACTGTTGCTCGGGCTGGTCGGCTTCCAGGTACGCACACTGTGGATCCAGTACCGCGAACACCAGTTCGGTTCGCGCCTTAAGGTCAAGCTGCTAGGGCTGTTCGCCCTGATGGCCCTGGTGCCGGGCCTGGTGATCTACGGCGTGTCGCTCCAGTTCGCGACCCGGTCGATCGAATCCTGGTTCGACGTCAAGGTGGACGCCGCTCTCGACTCCGGCATCCAGCTCGGCCGCAACGCCCTCGATTACCTGCTGGAGCAACTGGCAAACCGCGCCAAAGACACCGCCGAGGCGCTCGGCGAGAGCCTCACCAGCGGCAACGCGGCGGTATCCGCCGCGCGCCTCGATCGGCTGCGAGACGAAGCCGGCGCCGATACCGCGGCACTGCTGGCCGGCAACGGCAAGGTGCTGGTGTCCAGCGTCGGCACCGGCACCGCGCTGGCGCCCGAGTCGCACTCCAGCGCCACCCTGCGCCTCGCGCGCGGCACCCGCGGGCTGCGTACGGTCGAAGGCGAGGGCAGCGGGGAGCTGTGGCTACGCGTGATCGTGCCGATCCCGGCCCGCAACCTGGCCACCAATGCCGAATTCCTGCAGATGTCCAAACGCGTGCCGCCGCAGATCGCCCGCACGATGGAAAACATCCAGAACGGCAATCGTGACTATCAGGAACTGCTGCTCGGCCGCGAGGGCCTGATGCGGATCTATGGCCTAACCTTGACACTGACCTTGCTGCTGGCCTTGTTCGCCGCGATCGCCGCGGCCTTCGAAATCGCGCGCTCGTTGTCGGCGCCACTGTCGATCCTCGCCGAGGGGACGCAGGCCGTCGCGGCGGGTGACTTCAGCCCGCGCCAGGCGTTGCCGGGTCGCGATGAACTCGGTGTGCTGACCCAGAGCTTCAATCGCATGACGCGGCAGTTGCAGGACGCGCGCGGCCAGGCCGAACGCAGCCGCGCCGAGGTGGAAGCGGCTCGGGTCTACCTCGAGAGCGTGCTCGGTAACCTGTCTGCCGGGGTGCTGGCGTTTTCCGACAACGGCCGCCTGCGTGCAGCCAACCGCGGGGCCATGCAGATCCTCGGCGATGATCTCGCCGGCTTCGAGACACTGACGCTCGAGACCTGGCCGCGGCACCACGCCTTCCGCGACGCCGTGCTGCGCGGTTTCGACACGAATGACGAAGACTGGGCGCGCGAGACCGAACTCACCCGCGACGACGGTCGCAACCAGACGCTGCTGTTGCGCGGCTCGCGTCTGCCGCCGGGCAGTGCCGGCGGCTACGTCGTGGTGTTCGATGACGTCACGGAACTGATCTCGGCCCAGCGCAATGCCGCCTGGGCGGAAGTGGCGCGGCGACTCGCGCACGAGATCAAGAATCCGCTCACGCCGATCCAGCTCTCGGCTGAACGCCTGCAGCACAAGCTTTCTTCCAAGCTGGATCCGGATTCGCAGGCGATGCTTGCGCGCGCCACGCAGACCATCGTGAATCAGGTCGAAGCGATGAAGAACATGGTCAACGACTTCCGCGACTACGCCCGGATGCCACCGGCCACGCTCGCGCCCCTCGACCTCAATGCGCTGATCCGCGAAGTGCTCGGCCTCTACGAAAGCTCGCGGGTGCGCATCGAACTGGTGCTGGCGGCCGACCTGCCGCGGGTGTTGGGTGACCCGACACAGTTGCGCCAGGTCATCCACAACCTGCTGACGAATGCGGAAGATGCGCTGGTCGAGACCGATGCACCTCAGGTGAGTTTGCTCACCCGTCGCGAAGGGCGCCGCGTTGAATTCCTGGTGCGCGACAACGGTCCGGGCTTTCCGCCGGCGATGCTCGCGCGCGCCTTCGAGCCTTATGTCACCAGCAAGGCGCGCGGCTCCGGGCTTGGCCTTGCGATCGTCAAGAAGATCGCCGATGAACATCGCGGCGATATCACGATCACGAATATCGAACCCCACGGTGCGGAAATCCGGCTTCGACTTCCGCTTGCTCCCACCGTCTGA
- a CDS encoding DUF4390 domain-containing protein codes for MRALLLVAALLLAAFAPLAQAQSTASIRYAELLPTDDQYILNADISVELNPRLEEIVLRGIALNFVAECILTRSRWYWLDETIVERRVGYRLTYHALTQKYRLAVGALGQNFDSLGEALRTMTRLRNWSIVDRSRLRGGDSYNVALRFRLDTEQLPKPFQVTAIGSRDWSLETDWSRWTFLAAPAEHR; via the coding sequence TTGCGGGCGCTGCTGCTCGTCGCAGCGCTGCTGCTGGCTGCATTTGCGCCCCTCGCCCAGGCACAGAGCACGGCGTCGATCCGTTACGCCGAGCTGCTGCCGACCGACGATCAGTACATCCTGAACGCCGACATCTCGGTTGAGCTCAATCCGCGCCTTGAAGAGATCGTGTTGCGCGGGATTGCGCTGAATTTCGTCGCCGAGTGCATCCTGACGCGTAGCCGCTGGTACTGGCTGGACGAAACCATCGTTGAACGCCGTGTCGGCTATCGACTCACCTACCATGCGCTGACGCAGAAGTACCGGCTGGCGGTGGGCGCCCTCGGGCAGAACTTCGACAGCCTCGGCGAAGCGTTGCGCACGATGACCCGCCTGCGCAACTGGAGCATCGTCGATCGCTCGCGCCTGCGCGGAGGGGATTCCTACAACGTCGCCCTGCGATTCCGCCTCGACACCGAGCAGTTGCCCAAGCCGTTCCAGGTCACCGCAATCGGGTCGCGCGACTGGAGCCTCGAAACCGACTGGTCTCGCTGGACTTTCCTGGCGGCGCCCGCCGAACACCGATGA
- the rsmB gene encoding 16S rRNA (cytosine(967)-C(5))-methyltransferase RsmB: MRSDASASPRRPATDRPPQLPPLPPDSLARALWVAAEAVAQVREGYALNDGLASLWSAHPDLPPATRGAAQDLIFGTLRDYGRGDAMLARLLRQPLTEPTIDALLRVALHRLEVRPDTAHTVVDQAVEVAARVARGGLKGLVNAVLRNALRQRDTLASALTRSPEAHWRHPVWWIERLKRNAPHDWETALAASNMHPPMTLRINPRRSAPEAVIAGLVEKGYAGRPLGPHGWRLDHPVPVATLPGYAEGLLSVQDWGAQQAAPLLDVAPGMRVLDACAAPGGKAAHLLELTDCQLTAIDADPRRVLRIEKNLERLGLVADVRCGDAREPRFWWDGLPFDRILADVPCSASGVTRRHPDIKWLRRADDIGNFATVQREILDALWPLLAPGGKMLYVTCSVFPEENSLQIARFAGSHADCRRAPLGSALERTLLPDADHDGFFFALLEKQA, from the coding sequence ATGCGTTCTGACGCATCGGCCTCGCCACGCCGGCCCGCGACTGACCGGCCGCCGCAGCTGCCGCCACTACCTCCGGATTCCCTGGCGCGTGCCTTGTGGGTGGCTGCCGAAGCGGTCGCCCAAGTTCGCGAGGGCTACGCCCTCAATGACGGACTGGCCAGCCTGTGGAGCGCGCACCCCGATCTGCCACCCGCGACGCGTGGCGCCGCGCAGGACCTGATCTTCGGCACGCTGCGCGACTATGGGCGCGGCGATGCGATGCTCGCCCGACTGCTGCGCCAGCCGCTCACCGAACCCACCATCGACGCACTGCTGCGCGTGGCGCTGCATCGGCTGGAGGTGCGGCCCGACACCGCCCACACCGTGGTGGACCAGGCCGTCGAAGTCGCTGCGCGGGTCGCCCGCGGCGGACTCAAGGGCCTGGTCAATGCGGTGCTGCGCAACGCGCTGCGTCAGCGCGACACACTCGCGAGCGCGCTGACGCGCAGCCCGGAGGCTCACTGGCGGCATCCGGTATGGTGGATTGAACGCCTCAAGCGCAACGCGCCGCACGACTGGGAAACCGCACTCGCGGCGAGCAACATGCATCCGCCCATGACCCTGCGGATCAACCCGCGCCGCAGCGCGCCCGAGGCAGTCATCGCCGGTCTCGTCGAAAAAGGCTATGCCGGACGCCCGCTCGGCCCGCACGGCTGGCGGCTCGACCACCCCGTTCCGGTCGCCACGCTGCCGGGCTACGCCGAGGGCCTGCTCTCAGTGCAGGACTGGGGTGCGCAGCAAGCGGCCCCGTTGCTGGACGTCGCACCGGGCATGCGGGTGCTGGATGCCTGTGCCGCCCCCGGCGGGAAGGCCGCACATTTGCTGGAACTCACCGACTGCCAGCTCACAGCCATTGACGCAGACCCACGCCGCGTCCTGCGTATCGAAAAAAACCTTGAACGCCTCGGCCTCGTCGCCGACGTGCGCTGCGGCGACGCGCGCGAACCGCGCTTCTGGTGGGACGGCCTGCCATTCGACCGCATCCTGGCAGACGTTCCCTGCTCGGCATCGGGCGTCACCCGGCGCCACCCGGACATCAAGTGGTTGCGCAGAGCCGACGATATCGGCAATTTTGCAACAGTGCAGCGCGAGATTCTGGACGCGCTCTGGCCGCTCCTCGCACCGGGCGGCAAAATGCTCTATGTGACGTGCTCGGTGTTCCCGGAGGAAAACAGCCTCCAGATTGCCCGCTTTGCGGGCAGCCATGCGGATTGCCGACGCGCCCCGCTCGGCTCGGCGCTCGAGCGAACGCTGCTGCCCGATGCGGACCATGACGGTTTCTTCTTTGCTTTGCTCGAAAAACAGGCTTGA
- a CDS encoding DUF3293 domain-containing protein, translating into MISVADSTLPASLIEAYRSARYRILAPLSLTLQIDQPEPALTKLLNAHGSAAIVTAVNPGSRLLGAEENAQRLAALRRVVAEHGVAAWPARGESPLGEWPDEESLFLPGASHAFARTLAESFGQNAFVAIAHDLTPRLILLR; encoded by the coding sequence ATGATCAGTGTCGCGGACAGTACGCTGCCCGCCTCGCTGATCGAGGCCTACCGCAGCGCCCGATACCGCATCCTCGCGCCGCTCTCGCTCACGTTGCAGATCGATCAACCCGAGCCTGCGCTGACCAAGCTGTTGAACGCCCACGGCAGCGCCGCAATCGTGACGGCGGTGAACCCCGGCAGCCGACTCCTTGGCGCAGAGGAGAACGCGCAAAGACTCGCAGCACTGCGCCGCGTCGTCGCCGAACACGGCGTAGCGGCTTGGCCAGCACGCGGCGAATCGCCGCTTGGCGAGTGGCCAGATGAAGAGAGCCTGTTCCTGCCCGGCGCCTCGCACGCATTTGCCAGAACGCTTGCCGAATCCTTCGGCCAGAACGCCTTCGTTGCCATCGCGCACGACCTGACGCCACGTCTGATCCTGTTGCGCTGA
- the htpX gene encoding zinc metalloprotease HtpX, with product MFGNWLKTSILMAGIIALFGIVGAAIGGRSGMLLALLLGGGMNLFSYWFSDKMVLRMYDAQEVDAATSPYLYNMIAGLARNAGLPMPRVYIINEQQPNAFATGRNPDHAAVAATTGILQMLTERELRGVMAHELAHVRHRDILISTISATLAGAISALANFAMFFGGRDENGRPANPLVGILVALLAPLAASLIQMAISRAREYEADRGGAEICGDPDALADALQKIDYYARGIPMPAAEAHPETGQMMIMNPLSGGGIAGLFSTHPPTEERIRRLRALARA from the coding sequence ATGTTCGGAAACTGGCTGAAGACCTCGATCCTGATGGCCGGGATCATTGCGTTGTTCGGCATCGTCGGCGCCGCCATCGGCGGACGCAGCGGCATGCTCCTCGCGCTGCTGCTCGGCGGTGGCATGAACCTGTTCTCGTACTGGTTCTCCGACAAGATGGTGCTGCGCATGTACGACGCGCAGGAAGTCGACGCAGCCACATCGCCCTACCTGTACAACATGATCGCTGGCCTGGCACGCAACGCCGGGCTGCCGATGCCGCGCGTCTACATCATCAACGAACAGCAGCCGAACGCCTTCGCCACTGGCCGCAATCCCGACCACGCAGCCGTTGCGGCGACCACCGGCATCCTGCAGATGCTCACCGAGCGGGAACTTCGCGGCGTGATGGCGCATGAGCTCGCGCATGTAAGGCACCGTGACATCCTGATTTCGACCATTTCGGCGACGCTCGCCGGCGCAATCTCGGCTCTGGCCAACTTTGCGATGTTCTTTGGCGGCCGCGACGAAAACGGTCGCCCGGCCAACCCCTTGGTCGGCATCCTGGTGGCGCTGCTCGCGCCGCTCGCCGCCAGCCTGATCCAGATGGCCATTTCGCGCGCCCGTGAATACGAAGCCGACCGTGGCGGCGCGGAAATCTGCGGCGATCCGGACGCACTCGCCGACGCGCTGCAGAAGATCGACTACTACGCGCGCGGCATTCCGATGCCCGCGGCCGAAGCGCATCCCGAAACCGGCCAGATGATGATCATGAATCCGCTCTCCGGTGGCGGCATCGCCGGCCTTTTCTCGACCCACCCGCCGACAGAAGAGCGCATCCGGCGCCTGCGCGCACTCGCCCGGGCATGA
- the fmt gene encoding methionyl-tRNA formyltransferase — protein sequence MRVAFAGTPEFAAEALRAILAAGYDVPLVLTQPDRPAGRGMQMVASPVKQLALQHGIPVDQPEKLRTEEQQATLRMVKADVIVVAAYGLILPQAVLDLPRFGCVNIHASLLPRWRGAAPIHRAIEAGDRETGITIMQMDAGLDTGDMLLRRALPIDPADTTATLHDKLAVMGGELIVEALPRIALCEMAPAPQPAAGVTYAAKITKAEAAIDFRQPAELLARRLRAFDPFPGGVATLNESAIKLWKGFAEPGSAAPGSIVAADAEGVLVGCGQGLLRLTELQKPGGKRLAAGDFLRGLPLQAGAAFALPQA from the coding sequence ATGCGCGTCGCCTTTGCCGGAACCCCTGAATTTGCCGCCGAAGCCCTGCGTGCGATCCTCGCCGCCGGCTACGACGTGCCGCTCGTGCTGACCCAGCCTGACCGCCCCGCCGGGCGTGGCATGCAGATGGTCGCAAGCCCGGTCAAGCAACTCGCGCTGCAGCACGGAATCCCGGTCGATCAGCCGGAAAAACTGCGCACGGAAGAGCAGCAGGCCACGCTGCGGATGGTCAAGGCCGACGTCATTGTTGTCGCCGCCTACGGACTGATCCTGCCGCAAGCCGTGCTCGACTTGCCGCGCTTCGGCTGCGTGAATATCCATGCCTCGCTGTTGCCGCGCTGGCGTGGCGCAGCCCCCATCCACCGTGCGATCGAAGCGGGTGACCGGGAAACCGGCATCACGATCATGCAGATGGACGCAGGACTCGACACCGGCGACATGCTGCTGCGCCGCGCGCTCCCCATCGATCCGGCGGACACCACCGCGACACTGCACGACAAGCTCGCCGTGATGGGCGGCGAACTGATCGTCGAGGCACTGCCGCGCATCGCGCTGTGCGAGATGGCGCCGGCACCTCAGCCAGCGGCAGGCGTTACCTACGCGGCAAAGATCACCAAGGCCGAAGCGGCGATCGACTTCCGGCAACCCGCCGAGCTTCTGGCCCGTCGCCTGCGCGCCTTCGATCCTTTCCCCGGCGGCGTGGCGACGCTCAACGAAAGTGCCATCAAACTCTGGAAAGGCTTCGCCGAACCCGGCAGCGCGGCGCCCGGCAGCATCGTTGCCGCCGACGCCGAGGGCGTGCTGGTGGGCTGTGGGCAAGGCCTGTTGCGTCTGACCGAGTTGCAGAAGCCCGGCGGCAAACGCCTCGCGGCGGGCGACTTTCTGCGCGGGCTCCCGCTGCAGGCCGGTGCGGCATTCGCCCTGCCACAGGCTTGA
- the def gene encoding peptide deformylase, with protein sequence MALLPILHYPDPRLHKKAERVTEVDDSVRQLVRDMAETMYAAPGVGLAATQVDVHKRIVVIDVSEDKTGLRAFINPEITERWGEQDCEEGCLSVPGIYERVSRAERVKVRALDENGKPFELEAEGLLAVCIQHELDHLDGKVFVEYLSHLKQNRIKVKLAKRARITA encoded by the coding sequence ATGGCGCTCTTGCCCATTCTTCACTACCCCGATCCGCGCCTTCACAAGAAGGCCGAACGGGTCACCGAGGTGGACGATTCGGTCCGCCAACTCGTACGCGACATGGCCGAGACCATGTACGCCGCGCCCGGCGTCGGGCTCGCCGCAACGCAGGTCGACGTGCACAAGCGCATCGTCGTCATCGACGTCAGCGAGGACAAGACCGGCCTGCGAGCGTTCATCAATCCGGAAATCACCGAACGCTGGGGCGAACAGGACTGCGAAGAAGGCTGTCTGTCGGTTCCCGGCATCTACGAGCGGGTTTCCCGGGCAGAGCGGGTGAAGGTACGCGCGCTGGACGAGAACGGAAAACCCTTCGAGCTTGAGGCCGAGGGCCTGCTCGCGGTGTGCATCCAGCACGAACTGGATCATCTGGACGGCAAGGTGTTCGTCGAATACCTGTCGCACCTCAAGCAGAACCGCATCAAGGTCAAGCTGGCGAAGCGCGCGCGCATCACCGCCTGA
- a CDS encoding LysM peptidoglycan-binding domain-containing protein — translation MLRIISVLALTLGLFTASVSAVADTVKLAENAPDSYTVVKGDTLWDISGKFLKHPWLWPQVWRLNREQIKDPHWIYPGQTIYLDRSGPYLTTTPPGASGDTVKLKPQVRVEDISPIPSVPLHRIEPFLTRPLFVSEKDLAGSATIVASDDARLLNGPGDTIFGRDVTAGVRDWQIYRRAQPVKDPVTNELLGYEAAYLGTARVMQEGAPATLQVTSVQHEVNAGDRMLPAAKADIMSFVPHAPSGNVDARIVKVHDGIQYTGKYSVVTISAGRAAGVEPGHVLAVYRNRGDAKYDMDGKKETIKLPDERYGLIFVFRVFDRVAYALVMESGGPVKVADSVRQP, via the coding sequence ATGCTCCGCATTATATCCGTGCTGGCCCTGACTCTGGGACTCTTCACCGCTTCCGTTTCCGCGGTGGCCGATACCGTCAAGCTGGCCGAAAACGCCCCGGATTCCTACACCGTAGTCAAAGGTGACACCCTGTGGGATATCTCCGGCAAGTTCCTCAAGCATCCGTGGCTGTGGCCCCAGGTGTGGCGTCTTAACCGCGAGCAGATCAAGGATCCGCACTGGATCTACCCGGGTCAGACGATCTATCTGGATCGCAGCGGCCCCTACCTGACTACGACCCCGCCGGGCGCCAGCGGCGACACCGTCAAGCTCAAGCCCCAGGTTCGCGTGGAAGACATCAGCCCGATTCCGAGCGTGCCGCTGCACCGGATCGAGCCCTTCCTGACGCGTCCGTTGTTCGTGTCGGAAAAAGATCTCGCCGGCAGCGCCACCATCGTCGCCTCTGACGATGCGCGCCTCCTCAATGGTCCGGGTGACACGATCTTCGGTCGGGACGTGACCGCCGGGGTGCGTGACTGGCAGATCTACCGCCGTGCTCAGCCGGTCAAGGATCCGGTCACCAACGAGTTGCTCGGTTACGAGGCGGCCTATCTCGGCACCGCCCGTGTGATGCAGGAAGGTGCGCCGGCAACGCTGCAGGTGACCTCCGTTCAGCATGAAGTCAATGCCGGCGACCGGATGTTGCCGGCGGCCAAGGCCGACATCATGTCCTTCGTGCCGCACGCGCCTTCGGGCAATGTCGATGCCCGCATCGTCAAGGTTCACGACGGCATCCAGTACACCGGCAAGTACAGTGTGGTGACGATTTCCGCCGGCCGCGCGGCCGGCGTTGAGCCGGGGCATGTGCTGGCGGTCTATCGTAATCGTGGCGACGCCAAGTACGACATGGACGGCAAGAAAGAGACGATCAAGCTGCCTGATGAACGCTATGGGCTGATCTTCGTGTTCCGCGTGTTCGACCGCGTCGCCTACGCGCTGGTCATGGAAAGCGGTGGCCCGGTCAAGGTTGCCGATTCCGTGCGCCAACCTTGA